The genomic stretch AATTCATCCTCGCCCACTACCAGGTAGACAAGGTCTTCGGAAGATTTCGGGTACTGCGTTGGATCGATGCGATAAGATCGGGTTCATGAAGAAACTTTGCGAGTTGGCCCGGCTTGCTGTCCTTGCGGCCACACTCGCCGGCTCGATCCAATGTACGCAGTCGGAATCCGCAAAGGTGCCAGATCGGATCATCCTCATCGTAGTGGACACGCTGCGACAAGATCACGTATCCGCCTATGCCACGACCGCCACGACCGCCACGACAGTCGCTCCCGCACTGACCCCGAACATCGATCGACTTGCCGCCGGTGGCCAACTCTTCACCAATGCAGTGGCGGCCTACCACTCCACGACCATGTCGATGGCCGCCATCTTTACCGGGCGCACTCCGAGCATCGAGACCGGGGAGCGAAAGCGTCCGCTGGAATGGAACACCTTTGCGGCCTGCGGCATGTCTCGGTTCGCCGAACCCGGAAAGCAAGATGCCTGCGTTCCGGACAGCCTGGAAACCCTCGCGGAAGACATGCGTAGGGCTGGTTACTGGACGCTCGGGGTCGTTTCGAACGAACTGCTTTACCAACCCAGTGGTTACGACCAGGGTTTTGATACGTGGGTTGAAGTCGGCCTGCCTGCGCCAGGTGAGACCCTGAACGTCTTCAAGGCCTCGCCGATTCGAACCGCGCGTCACGTCAATCGCGACGTGCTGCTCGCGCTGTCCCAGCGTCCCAGCGATCGTTTTTTTCTCTACATCCACTACATCGATGTTCACGACTGGTCCCTGTTTCAACGCAGCTACGAGAAGTCCGTACAGCGATTCGACGAGCGCCTGGGTGAACTCCTCGATGAGCTTGCGACCATGGGGCTTCTCGAAAACGCGACCATCATCCTCACTTCCGATCACGGCGAGATGCTCGTTGAAAAGCATCTCGGCCTGAAGACCTTGCGACACTTCGGCAACCCGTCCTTCGAGCCAGTACTCAAGGTTCCCCTGATTGTGACACCGCCAATCAAAGCCGATGCCAATGCCCTGGTTCGATCCCAGGATGTGCGTGGGATGATTCTCAAAATTGCTGGAATCGAAACCGAGCTTGCGCCGGACCTGGATTTCGACGAGCTGATCATTTCCGAGAAGTTCTATCAGAACTACCGCAAGGGCCGCTGGAAAAGCCTCTGGGAACGAAGCGGCGATCGACAAATGCTCTTCGATCTCGTCGCGGACCCAAACGAAGAGGTGGATCTTTCGCAGCGAAGGGGTGATATCTTGCTGGAGCACCGCAAGCGAATCGACGAACTCAGTCGCGCCATGGCCTCAGCCGCGTCTCTTTACCAGGAACTCAGCGAACAAGACCGCGAACGGCTCAGTGTACTCGGCTACATCGAATCTGTAAGCGACAGGGTCAAAGATCTCGCCCCGAAGCTCCAACCCGGTGATTCGCCTTGATTGGAGCCCCCGTGCTCGAGAGCCTGACTCGACCTCGTATCTTCGCAGCGATTCTGCTCGTGCTGACGGGTATCGAATCCTGGTGGTATGCACCCTATGGGCTGGGGGGCAGCGATGAAGGTGCATTGTTGGCCACCGCCGGTCGCATCATGCGGGGTGATGTCTTTTATCAAGATCTCGACGCCTACCCGTTTCCCGGCGCGCCCTATTTGCTGGCGCTAGTGATGGGGCTCTTCGGCGAGCATGTGTCGGTCGCGCGGTTTCTAGCGGGAGTCTTTTATAGCGGCATTGTGGTGACGCTCTACGCCGTGGCACTCCAACTCATCAGTCGAGAGCGTGCAGCACTATTCGGGATCTCGTTGCTCGGGTTCAAGTTCTTGGCCTGGCCCGCCTATACCTCGTACTTCTACTGGGACGTCTCGTTCTTTGCGGCCAGCATCGCGGTCCTGTTGCTGCTGTATTCGACAGATCAAAGGACCAGAGGTCCGTTGATTGGGATCGGGGCGGCGGTGGGGGTCGCCTTCATTACCAAGCAGAGCATTGGGATTTATCTGGGAATTGCGATTGCGGCAGTGCTTTCGTTCGATCACTTCATGAAGCGAGGGGAGGGCGGCAGCGAAAGTTCGCTACCACGGCAATGGGGTCATCTCGCCCTCGGCTTCTCGTTGGCCGCTGGCCCGCTGATCCTCTACTTCGCGGTCAAGGGTCTGCTCCCCCATATGATCTCCAGCGGACTCATCCGTCCGTTTACGGACTATGCCGAAACCAGCGGCATTTCCTTCGGCACACCACTTCGTTGGTGGGAGCTTGGAGACCTGCAAGGTCCCCAGTTGTTTTTCTATTACCCGGTCTCCTACTGGACGGTGATGCGCAACGGAGTACTCCCGGGAGGCGAGGCAGCCTACGCGGCATATTGGGCTGCCGGAGAAGTGTTCATCCGCTGGATCTACACTTCTCTCCCCCTGGCGTTTGCCGCCGCTGGCGCATTTTGTCTGCGCGACCGCAGTCGACTTTCCTTGCCCGCGGAGCGCCGCTTCGCAACCTTCGTGCTGCTCTGCGCAGCGATCACCCTGTCTGCATTTCCCCGGTCGGACTTCACCCACTTGATGGGCATCTATCCCATGGTGCTCCTGCTGATGTTCATCTGCTTCGGGCGGCTTACCGGACTAGACAAAGAAGAAAGCGGCAAACTCGTTCCGCGTACTTTCGAAGCCGTCACGGTCGCGATCATTGCGATGCTCTTTCTGGGACTCGGCGCGGCGCGTCATCGTGGCATGACCGCCCGCATCGATCTGCCGCGGGCCAATCTCAAGGTCTTTCCATCGAGTTCCTACCACGCTTCAATCGTTCGCTTTGTAACGGACGAAGTCCCAGAAGAGGCTCCCTTCTTTGTCTACGGGCACGAAGCCTTCTACTACTTTCTT from Myxococcales bacterium encodes the following:
- a CDS encoding sulfatase, which produces MKKLCELARLAVLAATLAGSIQCTQSESAKVPDRIILIVVDTLRQDHVSAYATTATTATTVAPALTPNIDRLAAGGQLFTNAVAAYHSTTMSMAAIFTGRTPSIETGERKRPLEWNTFAACGMSRFAEPGKQDACVPDSLETLAEDMRRAGYWTLGVVSNELLYQPSGYDQGFDTWVEVGLPAPGETLNVFKASPIRTARHVNRDVLLALSQRPSDRFFLYIHYIDVHDWSLFQRSYEKSVQRFDERLGELLDELATMGLLENATIILTSDHGEMLVEKHLGLKTLRHFGNPSFEPVLKVPLIVTPPIKADANALVRSQDVRGMILKIAGIETELAPDLDFDELIISEKFYQNYRKGRWKSLWERSGDRQMLFDLVADPNEEVDLSQRRGDILLEHRKRIDELSRAMASAASLYQELSEQDRERLSVLGYIESVSDRVKDLAPKLQPGDSP
- a CDS encoding glycosyltransferase family 39 protein, with the protein product MLESLTRPRIFAAILLVLTGIESWWYAPYGLGGSDEGALLATAGRIMRGDVFYQDLDAYPFPGAPYLLALVMGLFGEHVSVARFLAGVFYSGIVVTLYAVALQLISRERAALFGISLLGFKFLAWPAYTSYFYWDVSFFAASIAVLLLLYSTDQRTRGPLIGIGAAVGVAFITKQSIGIYLGIAIAAVLSFDHFMKRGEGGSESSLPRQWGHLALGFSLAAGPLILYFAVKGLLPHMISSGLIRPFTDYAETSGISFGTPLRWWELGDLQGPQLFFYYPVSYWTVMRNGVLPGGEAAYAAYWAAGEVFIRWIYTSLPLAFAAAGAFCLRDRSRLSLPAERRFATFVLLCAAITLSAFPRSDFTHLMGIYPMVLLLMFICFGRLTGLDKEESGKLVPRTFEAVTVAIIAMLFLGLGAARHRGMTARIDLPRANLKVFPSSSYHASIVRFVTDEVPEEAPFFVYGHEAFYYFLSGRYSSWSFLQLYPGQAGGDNGVALTEYLKRDPPPYIIQGFLNFPGIPRLPSYTGVLFDHLRASYREDTRVFERYPPASSNSPGHHWIQVLRLKSDTDLE